The window AAAGAGACGCTTAAGGTTTTTAAGGACAGCGGCGGCTTCCAGGGTTTTTTTCCTGCCGAGGATGATGTGCAGGGGCAAGAGAAAATTCTCCAAGTCATACGCAACTTGGATACCTACGAGAAAGAAAGCGGGTTCTGGGGAAAACAGGTAAAGACTTCTCTTGGGAACACCCTTCGGACCTTATCACCGGTGATCATTTTGGACGAAGGGCATAAAGCCTATAGCGAAGGTGCTCAAAATACCCTGCGTGGATTCAATCCCAGCATCATTATTGAGTTGTCGGCCACGCCTTCAAAAGAGAGCAATATCCTGGTCGACATATCCGGCAGGGAGCTACATCGCGAAGAGATGATCAAGCTTGATCTTCATGTGATCAACAAGGTCAGTCCGGATTGGAAAGATACGTTACTGGCAGGTGTCAACAAAAGAAATAATCTGGAGCATAAGGCACGGGAGTATGAAGCCAATTCCGGCGTAAATATTCGCCCCATCTGCCTCATTCAGGTTGAGCGGACAGGAAAGGAGCAGAGGGGAACCCGGTTTATCCATTCTGAAGATGTTCGTGAACAGCTCATCAAGACAATAGGGATTCCTGCCGAACAGGTGGCCGTTAAGACAAGCGAAAAGGATGAACTTAAACAGGTTGATGATATCGGCGGGTTAATGAGCAATGACTGCCGGATTTGCTATATTATTACCAAGCAGGCATTACAGGAAGGCTGGGATTGTGCCTTTGCCTATGTATTGGTCGTGCTGACAAATCCTGCTTCAAAGAACGCCCTGACACAACTGGTGGGTCGCATTCTCCGGCAGCCCGGAGCGCGCAAGACCAAAATCAGAGAACTTGATGAAAGTTATGTGTTCTGCTTTAAGCAGAGCGCCAACAAACTGCTGGCAAGCATCAAAGATGGTTTCAGCCGCGAAGGGCTTGGCGATTTGAAAGGTCAAATTCTATCCGAATCGGATGAAACCGGAGGGGAAAGAGAACAGCCTGAACGTATCATAAGAATTCGGGACCGCTTCAGAACGGCGGCAAACAGTACCCTGTTGCCGGTTTTTATGGTACGGCACAATAAGGTCTGGAGGCCTGTCAATTATGAAATGGACATTGCGGCAAAGATCCCATGGGATAGCATAGATCTTGATCCGGTTTATTCGCTTGCGCTATCCATGTCTGAGGAAAAGGACATGGAGCATATTGCGACGCTTTCAGATGACATCAAGAAAGTAATCGAGGAGAGAGGGGCAATACAACTAAAGGAAGGTGGCATTCGAGTCGATCTGGTATTTATGACCCGTCAGATCTGCGATATTGTTCCAAATCCGTGGATGGCACACGAATTGGCGCAAGATGTCCTTGCCCGTCTG is drawn from Desulfobacterales bacterium and contains these coding sequences:
- a CDS encoding DEAD/DEAH box helicase family protein, which translates into the protein MELKEYQLRALTEVKTYFELLAEWKQKSVLIPDAEIDFPTKAWEKAGIGRSYRPRKNGISQPLPNFCLKIPTGGGKTLLAVKIIDLVNLVYRKKRTGLVLWIVPTTQIYRQTILSLKDRDHPYRQHLDLASGGRSVILEKTDRFSPLDVKENLVVLMLMLPSANRQTKETLKVFKDSGGFQGFFPAEDDVQGQEKILQVIRNLDTYEKESGFWGKQVKTSLGNTLRTLSPVIILDEGHKAYSEGAQNTLRGFNPSIIIELSATPSKESNILVDISGRELHREEMIKLDLHVINKVSPDWKDTLLAGVNKRNNLEHKAREYEANSGVNIRPICLIQVERTGKEQRGTRFIHSEDVREQLIKTIGIPAEQVAVKTSEKDELKQVDDIGGLMSNDCRICYIITKQALQEGWDCAFAYVLVVLTNPASKNALTQLVGRILRQPGARKTKIRELDESYVFCFKQSANKLLASIKDGFSREGLGDLKGQILSESDETGGEREQPERIIRIRDRFRTAANSTLLPVFMVRHNKVWRPVNYEMDIAAKIPWDSIDLDPVYSLALSMSEEKDMEHIATLSDDIKKVIEERGAIQLKEGGIRVDLVFMTRQICDIVPNPWMAHELAQDVLARLKRKYDYKVVAANFVFIIEELRKQLEREKDRLSENIFKQILASDQMRFLVIGENFDFTFPKSIKVKPTVKTLNRKDGRQLQMSLFEFVPEDEFNETEKAVAWYLEGQQRLFFWYRNRSRQDYAIQGWRKHKIYPDFIFTATSPEDKNDYEHVYVVETKGLHLIGNLDTDYKRKMFSLCTKEAKSRSWSELGLVMKEKVLRFEVLAEDEWQAKLNEMLQA